The region ATGGCGTTGGAATgtgatggagtattaaataaatcaGTGAAACTGCGTGACACCAAATTTATTCTAGAACCGTTTTGTGTGCCAACTTCTCTGAATCCCTAATATTAGATTGCAGAGAAACATATTGGGAGAGTGATGGAAGATTTACATTTGCATGTACAAGTAGGAAAGAGTATAAATTATAAGCTTCACTAAACCCTACTGCTCTACAACCAGTGTTGTAAGGATTGCTGGTCACAATATGGTGGCTACTAACCAGATATGCAAGAGCACCCAATAAGCAATGACTCCAAGCCTCCCTCTCGGATGACTCATCAAAGCTCGCTCCCATTCATCCTGAACGCGGATACACGACAAGCATCAGAAGCCCCAAACACAACCAAACAGTGGATCTACAACTACATGTAGCATATAATTCATGCCGTTCTAGTCACACAACCAATACTGCATCCTCATAAACACATGGTTTTGCCTTAAGAAGAAGTATAACAATAACATGTACAAACTAGATAGTAGTAGCAGTTTACCAGATTCCATCAACTCGATCTGCAAATGTTTTTCCCTGTCTAGGAATCATACCAGAAGTAACCAGTGGCTTGAATGCTTGACCTGCAAAGTCAAGTTCCTATTAATTCCAACACCTTGGACTTTCAGATGGAGTAGTTTCTTGACATTTATACTCACCTTTATCATCATTGAGTCCCTTATCATTAATCAACCTTTCGGCCTCAGACTCAATATTGATAGCAAGGTAATCATTTGAAGCCTTCCTCAACGAACGCACGTGGGCAGCAGATGAAACAGAAGGAATGTTGTTGCTCTTGGCGAGTGCTGCCTGCAAGTTTTCAGAGGTAAGTATTTTGGGCTATTCTATTCAAGCAAGGATTTCTTATTCGACCTCTATGTATATTTTTCTTTCGAATTAAAGAGGGACCTCATGAGTTGGTGCACACACAGTGAAAAGAAAGATAACAAGAACTATAGATCAAGAatacaaaattagaaaatcaTAAAACAAATTTACCACGTCTTGCATTTCTGATATCTCCGTCTGAGTAGACAAGGAAGCTACAGATGTTCTTCTTTCCTGGTCTATCTCTGGTAGAATGGCTCTGGATTTATCAATGTCTTCTAGTAATTTAACCTTGTTTGACAAATCATCCACAGCCTTTTGGGCCCCAAGCAATTTGGCACCAAGGTCTTCATTTTTAAGTTTCAGAGATTCAGACTCGTGCATCACATCTGCAACTAGTTTTTCGAGCAAGGGAAGGAGCCATAATGCCCCATTTACTTTGGAATCATTCATCACATCACCAGCTCCCAGCTTCTTTGCAATAAGCTGTAAACCTGATTCAAGCTCTAACAACTTGTCCAGCTTTTCGAAATTTTTCTCGTTGGCTACGTACTCTTCGACTTGCCTCTTCAGCTGTTCTATGTCGAGAATCTGCTTATCAATGGTTGAGTGAAGCTCTCCATTCTGATGAGATAGCAAGCTTGCCTGCTCCATATAGTCACTAAAACTATCTACGACATAGAACAGCTTTCTTACATTGGTTGAATTATCTGAATCTCCAAAGGCAAACGCAGCGTCAGGAACATTAACcagttttactttatcaataatGGATTTAACTTGAGATGCCGATAAAGTCTCCTCCAGTTCTGAAACAAAACCATGAAAAAGGGGTAAATCACAGAGTCACCAACAAGGAAATAAGTGAATATAGCTAAGGACCAAGTACCGTGAAATTTGGAGAACGAAATAGACAACTCTGCTTCTCTTTTCCTCAGTTCATCCTCTTTTTTCATCTGATCTTCTAGCTTAATTGCCATTTCATTGATTTCTTCTTGCTGTGCTTTCAGATCAGCCTCCGATTTCCATATTTTTTCCTTGTATAGATCTCTTTCCTCCAAGGCTTCATCACAATTTACTTGCGCTTCTTTCAGTTTGCTCCGCATATCTTCTAGTTCGATAGTAATCTCATGTTGCAAGTTCTGCTGTTCTTTCAGATCAGTTTCCAGTTTCCAGATTTTGTCTTTGTATGCATCTCTTTCTTCCAAGATCTCATCAGAAGCCAGCTGAGTTTCTTTCAGTTTGTTCTGCATATTCTCGGTAATATTCACCAACTTACTTATAGCATCCTGAAACACGATACCAAGATCTTGATTCCGTCTTGCAGCAAGTAGTAGCTTTTGAGCCTTCTTCACATGATCAGTAGAAAGTGCTATGTCTCCATCATCGTTGACTGCTTCCAAATCCATGGACAATCTGCTGTCTAGGTTTACCAATTTATCGATAGATCTCAGCTTGGACACAGCTTCATTTATATTCAACTCCAATCCCTGAGTAGCATCAGTACAAGCAGACAACAAAACTCTGATATCATATTCCAGTGATGCTATAGTATCCTCCTGCCTCTTCTTATCTGTTTCAATGTCCTTCACTTGATCTTTGAGAGAGCATGTATATTTCATTGCATTGACTACTCTATCTTTTCTTAAGTGTAACCATCTCAACGTAGCATCCATTGACTCATCGAAAAGTGTAGATAACTTATCAAAATTATCAGCCAGAATTTTGCTTCTCAGGTGATAGCTTTTAACCATCTTCTCAATGTCAAACATGCTCTCATCATCAATGGCATTTCCCACACCATTCAACAATTCCAAGTTTGGAAGGGCGACCTCAATGTTAGATGGGAAAGTAGTTGAAAGAGCCGAATCGTCCTACACAGGTGAAGGAGTACATAATCACACCACAAAAGCATACCAACGGAGCAACAAGATAGACATGCCTTCAAAAGGAATAGTATAGAAGAAAAGCATGTGTTTGTCCTAGATAAAAGGTAATggaaaagaaatataaaaactATAAGATTTCGATCAATGAAAACTGAAAGATGGAATAGAGGGGAAAGTACAGAGATATGATGAACACTCTTTCTGATTGATCTACTGTGCAAATAGAGAATGACAATTGCAAAACTAAACCGATTGAAATCCATAAGATAGTTCCTATTAGTAGTTagtcaaatttttatttatgaaacaATTTGAAGGAAATAAATTGATCACTGGAAGACTGAAGAGTTACCTAGTGACACTTCAGGTATTTATTGTGCACTATGATTTAGCTTGAGAAATTGTTAACTTTTGCCAGGATATATGATGTTTACAAGGAGATTAATTCAGACAAAGTGCATTCCAGCATAAACCATTTGAGTAAAAATAACACAATATGCACATACAAACAAGAACTATACCTTCATGACAGGACTGTTTTGCTGCAATTCAGAGTCCATTTCCAGGGAACAGTCCCAGATCTCTTTAAGTAGAAAATCTATGCTCTTTAAGCTCTCAAATTTTCTCTGGAAACATTGCCCAAGCAAGGTTGAAAGAGTCTCATCTTTTAGAAGTAATTGAAGACTGTCAAGCTGACCAGAGAGCTCCAAAGTGCGACTCCGTAGGCTACTTCGGTTCCCAGCTAACTCCTCCATGCAAGATTCCAGTTTAGAGGTAAGTGAATTTATCTGTTTCTcagcattttcttttttctgaaCCAGATCCGCCATGTTATTCTGTGAATTTAGTAATTTTCCCTCAAGCGATTGGATTGTTACAAAGGATTCAGAGAGCTTGCTAGCAAGCAAGTCGGTTTCTTCTCTAATTCTCTTTATCTCACCATCCAAATCAGCCTGGCCAGTTTGAACTTTAATGTTCTCTTCAGCTAGTACTGAAGCATTATTCTGTGCCTGAGACAACGCATCTTCAAGGGACTGAATAATTTTGTCAGCATCACCAAGTTTTGTAACGTGGTCAGAAAGCTCCtcctttaatttatttaactgCTCTTCAGCAAGAGATTTTTCTTCTACAGCTACATCTCTCTCGTTCGTGAACCTGGAAACATTTTCTTCTGCTATTGATAGAGCATCTTCAAGAGCTTTTGTACTCGCTAAAAGCTCTTCATACTTGGTTGTATGTGAAGAAGCTTTCTCTTTTTCCTTCTGTAGCTCCTCCTCCACAAGAGACTTGGAAATCTCAAGTTCTTTCTTCTCATCCAAGAGCTCAGACCTGCTCTTTTCTACAACCAATAAGGCATCTTCAAGTGACTTCATCACTGCCTGGGCTTCAGATAATTTGCTGGCCAACAAACTGGCTTCATCATGTGAACTCCTCAGTTCTTGTTCAATTTTTGTCtttgaaatttcattttcaCTAAGATATCCAGCAATCCATTTTACCTTTTCTACAGGCTCATTGAAGGAGAGATCACTCGGAGTACTAATCCCTTCAATTGACTCTGTGAATCTTAGTAGCATACTGTTGCTCTCTGCTAAGAACTGCTCAAGTTGATCTTTTTGTTCCTTGGTAGAGACTAGGTCTCTCTCCAAGTGGGATATACGCTCCACATCAACTAACAACTTAGAGATCTGATCCTGGCATTCAGAAAATTTGGTCACAGATTGCTGCAGTTCAGACTTCAAATTGTCGATTTCTGCATTCTTTTCATTTATAGAACCTTTCAGGCTTTCCCGTTCCTGAACAAGCCACTTACCTTTTTTAGCTGCCATCGATAACTTCTCTTTCACTAAAGCACATCTAGCCTCTAATTGATCAAGGATTTTCTGCATGTCAGCCTTCTCCAATGAAATCTGATATTCCTTTTCAACAACTCCTTCATATTTCTGTCTCAAGTTCTCCAGTTCCAACTGGAGATGGCTCTTCTCTTGTGATTCTGCCAAAAGAGATGATGTTAGGCGATCAATCTCATTGTTTACAGCCTGCCTAGTTTCAGCTAGCTCATTTTGTGACCTTTCAAGAGCTTTATGGTCACTTCTCAAAACCTCCAGTTCGGTTTGCAGAATATTCTTCTCCTGTATTTCAGCTAAAAGTGATGTAGTAAGTTGCTCGATCTTCCCATTTGCAGCCTCTACTGTTTTAGCTATCTCATGTTGTAACTTCATAGCTTCTTCTTTAAGCACGTAAGATGATTCTGCAAGCCAATGAATGCGCACATCTAATTCACTTGAAGCCACTGCTTCAGGAAAATCAAAAGAAGATAATGTCCCACTCAGTTTACAATACTGTAGAGATATATCCTTAAGTGATTTGTTCTCATCTGCAAGCCATCTGACCGACTCAGCGATATCTGTTGGTTGAAGTTCCTTAGTTTCCAAACTCTCGGATAATATGTCTCCACATTTCTGAAGAACCATTTCCTTCTCTGCAAGAGACTCTAGAGCAGTAAACTTCTCTTGCAGTTCAATTGAGCATCGATCCAACTCGCTAGTTTTCTCTAGCAACAATTGCTTCAGGGAATCTCTCTGCTGTACCAATGCCTTTCCCTTAGTCGCGGCCATGCCAAGCTTCTCTTTTGTGTTTGCATACctgttcttttctttttcaactTCTGCACCAAGTCTTCGAATTTCTGCATGCGCATGTTCAAGAGCTAAATTTTGTTTCTCTAATTGTTCCACCAAACTcctattttcattttctaaatttctAAGTTTCTGGTACATATCCTCTTCTTTCCTTCTAAGTTCGAGAATTTTATCATTGGCCAAGGCAAAAGTTCCGATTTCATCAATGTTGCTGAAATCTAATCCTACCTCGTTTAAACATCCCTTAAGCTGGTCACTTCCATAAACTAGAATATTATACTTTTCCACCAAAAATGAGACAGAATTCTCGATATTATAAATCTTTTCAATGCGAGGCCTGTTCCACAGTTCATCATGATGATCCACTGTGGGCAGGGATGATAGAATCCTGTTTGCAGTTTCTTCAATATGCCGATCTGTCTCAAGTTGGGCTTCATATAATTGGGATATATcatcatattttgaatttgcaGCAGATGTAGCTAAATTGCTTGATTCAGTTAGGTCAGCAATCTTTGCATTGAGAAAATCAATTTCCTGGTGTTTTGAAGATACTACAGAATGGAGCTCACTCACTTTCTTCTCGGTCTGCTGACGTTCATTGGTAGCAATTTCAAGCAATCTAGAGCACTCATTTATAACCTCATGCAAAGAGACACCATATCCCAAAGTCGTTGCATCCCAAGTTACCACTTCGTTTTGATGATGATTAATGAATCCTTCGGCATTGTCATCTGCTGCAAGGTGCTGCTCATTCGACACCTTCAACTTGTTACAGAGTTTGGAAAGTTCACGCATAAGTACCGCTCTTTCTCCCTgcagaagaaagaaaaaggggAGGCATTCAGAAAAATTCACTCACATaaacaagaaagaaaaaagatgcATAAAAAAAAAGAGGCATGAAAAGGTCAACCTCGTAGTCTTGTGCCAGTTGCTCTTTCTCGAAAACACTCTTCTCAAGCTTATCTCGCAGCAGTTCTATCTCAGCTATCATTTCAGGGACTTTGATTCCACTATCTGGTCCATCAGCTAGATCATCTTGTAGATTATCCTTTTCCTCGGAGTTCTGTTGGGATTCCAAAGTTTCTATTTCATCTGGACAGTCAACAAATGTATCCTCCTCTGCTGGCATCACGTCTGTTGGTAAACTTTGGAAAGAATCAAAAGCAGATCCATTGCTTGGGGTGACGGGATCTATCTGCACGGCCAAAACCCAACACAAGCTACTGAGTTCTGTTGTTGTTAGGAAATACCACACACACATATCATGTCCACAATAAGAGGTCGTCTTTATAGATGCAGTTTGAAGGATGCTACTAGTTACATCGTGAAACATGAAAAGCATCACGTTTAAGAAACAGGAACCGACGTAGATagcttattttcaagtttattGTACTGGGCAAAACATATGTTTTCGATTACAGGATAAACAGTTAGGTCCCAGTGGTCATTTTTCCTATAGAGTAAGATCTTCAATCTTT is a window of Salvia splendens isolate huo1 chromosome 3, SspV2, whole genome shotgun sequence DNA encoding:
- the LOC121794519 gene encoding myosin-11-like isoform X2; protein product: MEMERKVSPAAGEAEGFASLEIPYDATVAVAESAANSVDQIDPVTPSNGSAFDSFQSLPTDVMPAEEDTFVDCPDEIETLESQQNSEEKDNLQDDLADGPDSGIKVPEMIAEIELLRDKLEKSVFEKEQLAQDYEGERAVLMRELSKLCNKLKVSNEQHLAADDNAEGFINHHQNEVVTWDATTLGYGVSLHEVINECSRLLEIATNERQQTEKKVSELHSVVSSKHQEIDFLNAKIADLTESSNLATSAANSKYDDISQLYEAQLETDRHIEETANRILSSLPTVDHHDELWNRPRIEKIYNIENSVSFLVEKYNILVYGSDQLKGCLNEVGLDFSNIDEIGTFALANDKILELRRKEEDMYQKLRNLENENRSLVEQLEKQNLALEHAHAEIRRLGAEVEKEKNRYANTKEKLGMAATKGKALVQQRDSLKQLLLEKTSELDRCSIELQEKFTALESLAEKEMVLQKCGDILSESLETKELQPTDIAESVRWLADENKSLKDISLQYCKLSGTLSSFDFPEAVASSELDVRIHWLAESSYVLKEEAMKLQHEIAKTVEAANGKIEQLTTSLLAEIQEKNILQTELEVLRSDHKALERSQNELAETRQAVNNEIDRLTSSLLAESQEKSHLQLELENLRQKYEGVVEKEYQISLEKADMQKILDQLEARCALVKEKLSMAAKKGKWLVQERESLKGSINEKNAEIDNLKSELQQSVTKFSECQDQISKLLVDVERISHLERDLVSTKEQKDQLEQFLAESNSMLLRFTESIEGISTPSDLSFNEPVEKVKWIAGYLSENEISKTKIEQELRSSHDEASLLASKLSEAQAVMKSLEDALLVVEKSRSELLDEKKELEISKSLVEEELQKEKEKASSHTTKYEELLASTKALEDALSIAEENVSRFTNERDVAVEEKSLAEEQLNKLKEELSDHVTKLGDADKIIQSLEDALSQAQNNASVLAEENIKVQTGQADLDGEIKRIREETDLLASKLSESFVTIQSLEGKLLNSQNNMADLVQKKENAEKQINSLTSKLESCMEELAGNRSSLRSRTLELSGQLDSLQLLLKDETLSTLLGQCFQRKFESLKSIDFLLKEIWDCSLEMDSELQQNSPVMKDDSALSTTFPSNIEVALPNLELLNGVGNAIDDESMFDIEKMVKSYHLRSKILADNFDKLSTLFDESMDATLRWLHLRKDRVVNAMKYTCSLKDQVKDIETDKKRQEDTIASLEYDIRVLLSACTDATQGLELNINEAVSKLRSIDKLVNLDSRLSMDLEAVNDDGDIALSTDHVKKAQKLLLAARRNQDLGIVFQDAISKLVNITENMQNKLKETQLASDEILEERDAYKDKIWKLETDLKEQQNLQHEITIELEDMRSKLKEAQVNCDEALEERDLYKEKIWKSEADLKAQQEEINEMAIKLEDQMKKEDELRKREAELSISFSKFHELEETLSASQVKSIIDKVKLVNVPDAAFAFGDSDNSTNVRKLFYVVDSFSDYMEQASLLSHQNGELHSTIDKQILDIEQLKRQVEEYVANEKNFEKLDKLLELESGLQLIAKKLGAGDVMNDSKVNGALWLLPLLEKLVADVMHESESLKLKNEDLGAKLLGAQKAVDDLSNKVKLLEDIDKSRAILPEIDQERRTSVASLSTQTEISEMQDAALAKSNNIPSVSSAAHVRSLRKASNDYLAINIESEAERLINDKGLNDDKGQAFKPLVTSGMIPRQGKTFADRVDGIWMNGSEL
- the LOC121794519 gene encoding myosin-11-like isoform X1, giving the protein MEMERKVSPAAGEAEGFASLEIPYDATVAVAESAANSVDQIDPVTPSNGSAFDSFQSLPTDVMPAEEDTFVDCPDEIETLESQQNSEEKDNLQDDLADGPDSGIKVPEMIAEIELLRDKLEKSVFEKEQLAQDYEGERAVLMRELSKLCNKLKVSNEQHLAADDNAEGFINHHQNEVVTWDATTLGYGVSLHEVINECSRLLEIATNERQQTEKKVSELHSVVSSKHQEIDFLNAKIADLTESSNLATSAANSKYDDISQLYEAQLETDRHIEETANRILSSLPTVDHHDELWNRPRIEKIYNIENSVSFLVEKYNILVYGSDQLKGCLNEVGLDFSNIDEIGTFALANDKILELRRKEEDMYQKLRNLENENRSLVEQLEKQNLALEHAHAEIRRLGAEVEKEKNRYANTKEKLGMAATKGKALVQQRDSLKQLLLEKTSELDRCSIELQEKFTALESLAEKEMVLQKCGDILSESLETKELQPTDIAESVRWLADENKSLKDISLQYCKLSGTLSSFDFPEAVASSELDVRIHWLAESSYVLKEEAMKLQHEIAKTVEAANGKIEQLTTSLLAEIQEKNILQTELEVLRSDHKALERSQNELAETRQAVNNEIDRLTSSLLAESQEKSHLQLELENLRQKYEGVVEKEYQISLEKADMQKILDQLEARCALVKEKLSMAAKKGKWLVQERESLKGSINEKNAEIDNLKSELQQSVTKFSECQDQISKLLVDVERISHLERDLVSTKEQKDQLEQFLAESNSMLLRFTESIEGISTPSDLSFNEPVEKVKWIAGYLSENEISKTKIEQELRSSHDEASLLASKLSEAQAVMKSLEDALLVVEKSRSELLDEKKELEISKSLVEEELQKEKEKASSHTTKYEELLASTKALEDALSIAEENVSRFTNERDVAVEEKSLAEEQLNKLKEELSDHVTKLGDADKIIQSLEDALSQAQNNASVLAEENIKVQTGQADLDGEIKRIREETDLLASKLSESFVTIQSLEGKLLNSQNNMADLVQKKENAEKQINSLTSKLESCMEELAGNRSSLRSRTLELSGQLDSLQLLLKDETLSTLLGQCFQRKFESLKSIDFLLKEIWDCSLEMDSELQQNSPVMKDDSALSTTFPSNIEVALPNLELLNGVGNAIDDESMFDIEKMVKSYHLRSKILADNFDKLSTLFDESMDATLRWLHLRKDRVVNAMKYTCSLKDQVKDIETDKKRQEDTIASLEYDIRVLLSACTDATQGLELNINEAVSKLRSIDKLVNLDSRLSMDLEAVNDDGDIALSTDHVKKAQKLLLAARRNQDLGIVFQDAISKLVNITENMQNKLKETQLASDEILEERDAYKDKIWKLETDLKEQQNLQHEITIELEDMRSKLKEAQVNCDEALEERDLYKEKIWKSEADLKAQQEEINEMAIKLEDQMKKEDELRKREAELSISFSKFHELEETLSASQVKSIIDKVKLVNVPDAAFAFGDSDNSTNVRKLFYVVDSFSDYMEQASLLSHQNGELHSTIDKQILDIEQLKRQVEEYVANEKNFEKLDKLLELESGLQLIAKKLGAGDVMNDSKVNGALWLLPLLEKLVADVMHESESLKLKNEDLGAKLLGAQKAVDDLSNKVKLLEDIDKSRAILPEIDQERRTSVASLSTQTEISEMQDVAALAKSNNIPSVSSAAHVRSLRKASNDYLAINIESEAERLINDKGLNDDKGQAFKPLVTSGMIPRQGKTFADRVDGIWMNGSEL